The sequence GGTATTCAGCTACGGGAACAGATCCAGTTGCGCAGTCATATCAGCAGAGAGAAACTTCTTTAGCAAACATTCAAGGTATAGCAGCGCAGAACCTTGATTCTATTAACCAGCGCCTCGCTTCGCTTGATGAAATGAAGCAGGAACTGTCGAACGCAAAGGATATTACGCAGGTCAGCACGATTAACGGTCGGATAGCCGTCGAGAATCAGGCCATCCAGGCACAGGCGGCTGCGGCCCAAAATCTTCAGACTCTCTCTATGGCGCAGATCCGAAATCAGGAATTGCAGGAGCAAGAGGCGGCGCGGAAGGACGACGAAGCGACCGCTGCTTATTTCCCTGCGGCCATCCAGTGAAGGGATATGCTGTGAACGGTTACAAGACCCTTGTTGTGGCATCTTTGGGCGTGCTTGCGAGTGGTGTGGCTTCTGCTCACCCGTTACCCAATGCCGCGGAGCATACAGTGGAATGGTATTCATCGCACGCGGCCGAACGGCGTCAGGTAAACCGTGAGTGCATGAACGACCGGACGTATGAGA is a genomic window of Acetobacter aceti NBRC 14818 containing:
- a CDS encoding type IV secretion system protein, whose protein sequence is MKAYSLVAVVWFSLIGADAAHAQVAVFDNASIAQSVTNTTNEINQMMDELKQLQAQYQLLQNIPNVATGMLTTFNSANLQNPLPTVTQATGQITGATNTLNSYGQSFMSLNRYSATGTDPVAQSYQQRETSLANIQGIAAQNLDSINQRLASLDEMKQELSNAKDITQVSTINGRIAVENQAIQAQAAAAQNLQTLSMAQIRNQELQEQEAARKDDEATAAYFPAAIQ